A window of the Vigna angularis cultivar LongXiaoDou No.4 chromosome 3, ASM1680809v1, whole genome shotgun sequence genome harbors these coding sequences:
- the LOC128195822 gene encoding uncharacterized protein LOC128195822, whose product MPSYVKFLKEFLTKKRKYIEEETIEVQGNCSAIIQKLLPPKYKDPRSFNIPCTIGNISVGKALIDLGASINVMSLSMFEKIQGLELKPTRMTLQLVDRSLKYPYGVAEDVLMKVDKFLFPMDFVIMEMEEDVNVPLILGRPFMKTSRVLIDVENGKLKVRMQDEEVNFDVFQAMSHPKDDKECFHLDSLDEICIIQENKASNTLSLEEMLVDTCEEFNEKEEELIDECMTDLEELKKVPLQNTEVKAKVSKIELKMLLLHLKYVFLEEGGNKPVIISNSLSPKEEEKLVEILKANKGAIGWSISDLKGISPTYCMHKIFMEDDYKPVAQP is encoded by the coding sequence ATGCCTTCATATgttaaatttttgaaggagttccttacaaagaaaagaaagtacattGAAGAAGAAACCATTGAAGTTCAAGGAAACTGCAGTGCTATCATACAAAAGCTCTTACCCCCCAAGTATAAAGATCCAAGAAGCTTCAATATtccttgcactatagggaatATCTCTGTTGGGAAAGCACTTATTGATCTGGGAGCCAGTATTAATGTCATGTCGCTCTCCATGTTTGAAAAGATTCAAGGGTTGGAACTCAAGCCTACTCGGATGACTCTTCAACTTGTAGACAGATCCTTGAAATATCCTTATGGGGTAGCTGAAGATGTGCTTATGAAGGtagataaatttctttttcctatGGACTTTGTCatcatggagatggaggaggacGTGAATGtacctcttattcttgggagacctttcaTGAAAACATcaagagttttgattgatgtggaaaatggaaaattgaAGGTGAGAAtgcaagatgaagaagtaaattttgatgTCTTTCAAGCCATGTCTCACCCAAAAGATGATAAGGAATGTTTTCATCTTGATTCTCTTGATGAAATTTGTATAATACAAGAGAACAAAGCAAGTAATACTCTTTCTTTGGAAGAGATGCTAGTCGACACCTGTGAAGAgtttaatgaaaaagaagaggaacTAATTGATGAATGCATGACTGATTTggaagaattaaaaaaagttcCTTTGCAAAATACAGAAGTAAAAGCCAAGGTAAGCAAAATCGAGCTGAAGATGTTACTGCTACActtgaaatatgtgtttttagaaGAAGGTGGAAACAAACCAGTTATCATCAGCAACTCTCTCtctcccaaagaagaagaaaagttagTAGAAATACTCAAAGCCAACAAAGGAGCTATTGGATGGTCAATCTCAGATCTCAAAGGTATAAGTCCAACatattgcatgcacaagataTTCATGGAGGATGATTACAAACCAGTTGCTCAACCATAG